One part of the Quercus lobata isolate SW786 chromosome 7, ValleyOak3.0 Primary Assembly, whole genome shotgun sequence genome encodes these proteins:
- the LOC115952746 gene encoding pentatricopeptide repeat-containing protein At3g09650, chloroplastic: MNAKPLQSFPTLSSSSSSSTSNSFPLTQTLTLHWASPPPSSSTTTKSKHPFRVHTATNHTSPSDLSLTTTTTTTELHNSQDNKLLTFLRQRKTEKAWIAYTQCTHLPSATCLSRLVSQLSYLNTRVGLTRAQSIITRLRKERQLHRLDANSLGLLAVAAAKAGHTLYASSIVKSMLRSGYLPHVKAWSAVVSRLAASGDDGPIEALKLFGSVTKRIRKFADPTIVADSRPDTGAYNAVLNACANLGDTKRFLQLFDEMPEFSAEPDVLTYNVMIKLCARVNRKDLLVFVLERIIEKGIPLCMTTLHSLIAAYVGFGDLETAEKMVQAMREGRRDLCRILRDSNLENSGQEDQDGDRNGDRYRGKDGDVFVKLLPNSIESGNYEPPLLPKVYAPNTRDYTTLMKGYMKAGRVTDTVRMLEAMRRQDDSSSHPDHVTYTTVVSALVKAGLMDRAREVLAEMTRIGVAANRITYNVLLKGYCQQLQIDKAKELLREMADDAGIEPDVVSYNILIDGCILVDDSAGALAFFNEMRARGIAPTKISYTTLMKAFALSGQPKLANQVFDEMLDDPRVKADLIAWNMLVEGYCRLGLLVEAQKIVQKMKENGFYPDVATYGSLANGIALARKPGEALLLWNEVKERCGVKREGEVPDSSTSPPRLKPDEGLLDTLADICVRAAFFKKALEIVACMEEYGIPPNKTKFTKIYVEMHSRMFTSKHASQARQDRRIERKRAAEAFKFWLGLPNSYYGSEWRLEPIDGDG; encoded by the coding sequence ATGAACGCAAAACCACTGCAATCATTCCCAACACTttcatcttcctcttcatcaTCAACCTCTAACTCTTTCCCACTAACCCAAACTCTCACTCTCCACTGGGCTTCTCCTCCACCCTCTTCCTCCACCACCACTAAATCCAAGCACCCATTTCGTGTACATACCGCAACAAATCATACTAGCCCATCAGACCTCTctctcaccaccaccaccaccaccacagagCTACACAATTCACAAGACAATAAACTTCTAACTTTCCTCCGtcaaagaaaaacagagaaagCCTGGATTGCCTACACTCAATGCACTCATCTCCCAAGTGCCACTTGCCTTAGCCGCTTGGTTTCCCAGTTGTCCTATCTAAACACCCGTGTAGGCCTCACACGCGCCCAGTCCATCATCACGCGCCTCCGCAAAGAGCGGCAGCTTCACCGCCTTGATGCCAATTCCCTTGGCCTCCTTGCCGTGGCAGCCGCCAAGGCTGGCCACACGCTCTATGCCAGTTCAATTGTCAAGTCCATGCTCCGCTCTGGCTATCTTCCCCATGTCAAGGCATGGAGTGCTGTGGTGAGCCGGCTCGCCGCTTCTGGCGATGACGGCCCCATTGAAGCGCTCAAGCTGTTCGGGTCGGTGACCAAGCGAATCCGCAAATTCGCTGACCCCACGATAGTTGCAGACTCGCGGCCTGACACGGGTGCTTACAATGCTGTGCTCAATGCCTGTGCCAATTTGGGTGACACGAAGAGGTTCTTGCaattgtttgatgaaatgcctgAGTTTAGTGCTGAGCCTGATGTGCTAACTTATAATGTTATGATTAAGTTGTGTGCTAGAGTTAATAGGAAAGATTTGCTTGTATTTGTATTAGAGAGGATTATTGAGAAGGGAATTCCGTTGTGTATGACAACATTGCATTCGCTTATTGCGGCTTATGTTGGTTTTGGAGATTTAGAAACGGCGGAGAAAATGGTTCAAGCAATGAGGGAAGGTAGGAGAGATCTTTGCAGGATTCTCAGAGACTCGAATTTAGAAAATTCGGGTCAAGAGGATCAAGATGGGGATAGAAATGGAGACAGATATAGAGGCAAAGACGGAGATGTGTTTGTGAAGTTGCTTCCTAATAGTATTGAGTCGGGCAATTATGAGCCACCATTGTTGCCGAAAGTGTATGCTCCTAACACTAGAGATTACACCACTCTAATGAAAGGTTATATGAAGGCTGGTCGTGTCACTGACACGGTCCGAATGCTAGAGGCAATGCGGCGCCAGGATGATAGTTCTAGTCACCCTGACCATGTAACATATACTACTGTTGTTTCTGCACTGGTGAAGGCAGGGTTGATGGACCGGGCTCGTGAAGTGCTAGCTGAAATGACAAGAATTGGTGTAGCTGCTAATCGGATAACCTACAATGTACTCCTCAAGGGTTACTGCCAGCAACTGCAGATAGACAAGGCAAAGGAATTGCTTAGGGAGATGGCTGATGATGCAGGAATTGAGCCTGATGTGGTGTCCTATAATATCTTGATTGATGGGTGTATACTAGTTGATGACAGTGCAGGGGCTCTTGCCTTCTTTAATGAGATGCGAGCAAGAGGAATAGCTCCCACGAAGATTAGTTATACCACTTTGATGAAAGCTTTTGCCTTGTCTGGTCAACCAAAGCTGGCTAACCAGGTATTTGATGAGATGCTCGATGACCCTCGAGTGAAGGCTGATTTAATTGCATGGAATATGTTGGTTGAAGGCTATTGTAGACTGGGATTGCTTGTAGAAGCACAGAAAATAgttcaaaaaatgaaagagaatgGGTTTTACCCAGATGTGGCTACTTATGGCAGTCTGGCCAATGGAATTGCATTGGCCAGAAAGCCAGGAGAGGCACTTCTGCTCTGGAATGAAGTAAAGGAGAGGTGCGGGGTGAAAAGGGAAGGAGAGGTTCCTGATTCTTCAACTTCTCCACCACGATTGAAACCAGATGAAGGGCTTTTAGATACACTGGCTGATATCTGTGTGAGGGCAGCTTTCTTTAAAAAGGCTTTAGAAATTGTGGCTTGTATGGAAGAGTATGGGATACCACCAAACAAGACCAAGTTTACAAAAATCTACGTGGAAATGCATTCGAGGATGTTTACTAGTAAGCATGCCTCACAGGCCAGGCAAGACAGAAGGATCGAGAGGAAGCGAGCAGCAGAGGCTTTCAAATTTTGGTTGGGTTTGCCTAATTCTTATTATGGGAGTGAGTGGCGGTTAGAACCTATTGATGGAGATGGGTAA
- the LOC115951308 gene encoding E3 ubiquitin-protein ligase UPL4 — protein MGNRGQKRTEMVDELPADKRACSSLDFRPSSSNSSVQTHMNSTHSIHETHDNDMDTSSSASASSRSEGEPERDSAYGSCDSDDAGQRRNNLRDYRDYQRQRSSGDHGKFKRILTSLSEESEPSGQLAALTELCEVLSFCTEDSLSSMISDSLAPLLVKYAKHESNPDIMLLAIRAITYICDVYPRSSNFLIRHDAVPALCRLMAFEYVDVAEQCLQALEKISREQPLACLQAGAIMAVLNFIEFFPTSVQRVALSTVVNICKKLPSESPSRFMEAVPILCNLLQHEDRQLVEYVAICLIKIVEQVSQSSEMLDELCKNALIGQIVHLLDLNSRTTVSRPIYNGLIGILVKLSSGSIVAFKALYELNISSILKDILSTYDLSHGMSSPHTVDGQCNQVYEVLKLLNELLPTSARDLDAQQVSDKEAFLVNCPSLLQKFGMDVLPLLIQVVNSGANLYVCYGCLSVVNKLVYLSKSDMLLELLKNANISSFLAGVFTRKDQHVLLVALQIAEMILQKLSDIFLNSFIKEGIFFAIDALLTQENCSQLMFPVFSGIQLPFESSQKLASKEVLRCLCYAFATGQSATASETGSCKLEKDSVHNLAKHIKTNYFAPKLYDSEKGVTDILQKLRTLSTTLSDLVNMTISNDVPAQPEERFYCILHQIMANLNGRETISTFEFIESGIMRSLLNYLSNSQYLREKCEGQGVNGHFFVVEKRFEMFARLFLSSSEPHSVDLPLVVLIQKLQSALSSLENFPVILSHGSKQRNSYAMIPSGRRTLHPCLKVRFVRGDVETCLCDYSEDVQTVDPFCSLDAIEGYLWPKVSIKRNEHIESSSCAMGQTDSLPPDLPSNASAGPGESLPHMEHDSMSTDLPNMQEDDAKLSQSAPEEAVTEPVEQELHIPSDPDTNKEIQHPASSSDEDASPKLVFYLEEQQLDRTLTLYQTILHQQIKENEFITCSKLWSQVYTLTYKRAVEPIQNNSQECILSEKNFFVPDNVRAYMQYTPFFSSMFACELTSDLERSSSTYDILFLLKSLEGLARNAFHLMSRERVCAFAEGKIDNLDGLKVVVPSVPQNEFVSNKLTEKLEQQMRDSLSLSTGGMPSWCKQLMASCPFLFSFEARCKYFRLAAFGQLQIQSHQLSHSNSGPTSDRRPSSSSLPRKKFLVFRNQILDSAAQMMDLHARHKVLIEVEYNEEVGTGLGPTLEFYTLVSHEFQKSGLVMWRGDHSSFAPRTSLQAEDMAILMSPSGLFPCPWPSSLNTSDDRFSEVLKKFVLLGQVVAKSLQDGRVLDLHFSKAFYKLIIGQELTLYDIQSFDPELGRTLLEFQALVNRKKFLESVCKENSPPEFDSCFRNTRIEDLFLDFTLPGYPDYVLTSGADHKMVNMSNLEEYISLVVDATINSGISRQVEAFKSGFNQVFPIEHLQIFTEKELERLLCGEYDSWAFNELLDHIKFDHGYTSSSPPVVNLLEIIQEFDHGQRRAFLQFVTGAPRLPPGGLASLNPKLTIVRKHCGNWADIDLPSVMTCANYLKLPAYSSKEKMREKLLYAITEGQGSFHLS, from the exons ATGGGTAATCGTGGACAAAAGCGTACTGAAATGGTTGATGAATTGCCAGCTGATAAGAGGGCGTGTAGTTCATTGGATTTTAGACCCAGTTCATCCAACTCCTCAGTTCAGACCCATATGAACTCCACACATTCAATACATGAAACCCATGACAATGATATGGACACTTCCTCTTCTGCTTCGGCTTCAAGCCGATCAGAGGGGGAACCCGAGAGGGATTCAGCATATGGGTCTTGTGATTCTGATGACGCGGGGCAGAGGCGTAACAATCTTCGCGACTATCGCGATTATCAGAGGCAGAGATCTTCCGGTGATCATGGGAAATTCAAGAGGATTTTAACAAGTTTGAGTGAAGAATCCGAGCCTTCAGGGCAACTGGCTGCGCTTACTGAGTTGTGTGAAGTGTTGTCGTTTTGTACAGAGGATTCACTTTCAAGCATGATTTCCGACTCATTAGCTCCACTTCTTGTAAAATATGCAAAGCACGAGAGTAATCCGGATATAATGTTGCTGGCTATAAGGGCTATAACTTATATTTGTGATGTGTATCCTCGGTCATCTAATTTCTTAATTAGGCATGATGCAGTTCCTGCTCTTTGTCGATTAATGGCTTTTGAGTACGTGGATGTTGCTGAACAG TGTCTGCAAGCTTTGGAGAAGATATCGCGGGAGCAACCACTTGCTTGCTTACAGGCTGGGGCAATTATGGCTGTCCTAAATTTTATCGAATTCTTCCCAACAAGTGTACAG AGAGTTGCTTTATCCACTGTGGTGAACATATGTAAGAAACTTCCTTCAGAATCTCCTTCACGTTTTATGGAAGCTGTTCCCATACTGTGCAATCTTCTTCAGCATGAGGATAGACAG CTTGTCGAATATGTTGCTATTTGCTTGATTAAAATAGTGGAGCAAGTAAGTCAGTCTTCCGAGATGCTGGATGAACTTTGTAAGAATGCGCTGATTGGTCAAATTGTACATCTTCTAGACTTGAATAGCCGAACAACTGTATCCCGACCTATTTATAAT GGTTTGATTGGGATACTTGTCAAACTTTCTTCTGGTTCAATTGTAGCCTTCAAAGCTCTATATGAGCTCAATATAAGCAGCATATTGAAGGATATATTATCCACTTATGACCTCTCACATGGAATGTCTTCTCCTCATACAGTGGATGGACAATGCAACCAG GTATATGAAGTTCTGAAGTTGCTTAATGAGCTTCTACCTACTTCAGCCAGAGATCTAGATGCTCAACAAGTGTCAGATAAGGAAGCTTTCTTAGTTAACTGCCCCAGTCTTCTGCAAAAATTTGGGATGGATGTACTTCCCTTGTTGATCCAG GTGGTTAATTCTGGTGCAAATTTATATGTTTGCTATGGCTGCCTATCTGTTGTCAACAAGTTAGTTTATTTGAGCAAATCTGACATGCTTCTTGAATTGCTGAAGAATGCCAACATTTCAAG CTTTTTGGCTGGAGTATTCACTAGAAAGGATCAGCATGTGCTATTGGTAGCCCTACAGATTGCTGAGATGATCCTGCAGAAGCTTTCTGATATTTTCCTGAATTCCTTCATCAAGGAAGGTATCTTCTTTGCTATTGATGCACTGCTAACACAAGAAAACTGTTCTCAGTTGATGTTTCCAGTGTTCAGTGGCATCCAGCTACCGTTTGAATCAAGTCAGAAATTAGCTTCAAAGGAGGTCCTGAGATGCTTATGTTATGCTTTTGCTACTGGTCAATCTGCTACAGCATCAGAAACTGGTAGTTGCAAGCTTGAAAAGGATTCTGTTCACAATCTCGCAAAGCACATAAAGACTAATTACTTTGCACCAAAATTATATGACTCTGAGAAAGGCGTGACTGATATTCTTCAAAAGCTCAGAACTTTGTCTACTACTTTAAGTGATTTGGTTAACATGACAATCAGTAATGATGTTCCTGCTCAGCCTGAAGAGAGGTTTTATTGTATATTGCATCAAATTATGGCTAATCTTAATGGAAGGGAAACCATTTCCACTtttgaatttattgaaagtGGGATTATGAGATCACTACTGAATTACCTATCCAATAGCCAGTACCTAAGGGAAAAGTGTGAGGGTCAGGGTGTAAATGGTCATTTCTTTGTTGTAGAAAAGCGGTTTGAGATGTTTGCAAGGCTGTTCTTGTCTTCTTCAGAACCCCATTCTGTGGACTTGCCCCTAGTGGTGCTGATACAAAAATTACAGAGTGCACTATCTTCTTTGGAGAATTTCCCGGTTATTTTGAGCCATGGATCCAAGCAAAGGAACTCTTATGCCATGATTCCAAGTGGACGCCGCACACTACATCCATGTCTAAAAGTTCGTTTTGTGCGAGGAGATGTAGAGACATGCCTTTGTGACTATTCTGAAGATGTTCAAACTGTTGATCCTTTTTGCTCTTTGGATGCCATTGAAGGATATCTGTGGCCTAAAGTTAGCATTAAAAGAAATGAGCACATTGAGTCATCCAGTTGTGCTATGGGCCAGACAGATAGTCTACCACCTGATTTACCATCAAATGCAAGTGCTGGCCCAGGAGAAAGTTTACCTCACATGGAACATGACAGTATGTCCACAGATTTGCCTAATATGCAG GAAGATGATGCTAAATTGTCTCAGTCTGCACCTGAAGAAGCAGTCACT GAGCCTGTGGAGCAAGAATTACACATTCCTTCAGACCCAGACACCAATAAGGAAATTCAGCATCCTGCCTCTTCTAGCGATGAAGATGCTTCACCAAAACTGGTGTTTTACCTTGAAGAGCAACAGCTGGATAGAACACTGACACTATACCAAACAATTCTCCaccaacaaataaaagaaaatgaatttataaCTTGTTCAAAATTGTGGAGTCAAGTGTACACTTTAACATATAAAAGAGCTGTGGAACCTATCCAAAATAATTCTCAAGAATGTATTCTGtcagaaaaaaatttctttgttcCAGATAATGTCAGGGCATATATGCAATACACTCCATTTTTCTCTAGCATGTTTGCTTGTGAACTCACTTCTGACTTGGAGAGGTCAAGTTCTACTTACGATATACTATTTCTGCTCAAAAGCTTGGAAGGCTTGGCCCGAAATGCATTTCATCTGATGTCCCGTGAAAGAGTATGTGCTTTTGCTGAAGGAAAAATTGATAACTTGGATGGTCTAAAGGTAGTAGTTCCTTCAGTGCCACAGAATGAGTTTGTAAGCAATAAATTGACAGAAAAACTAGAACAGCAGATGCGGGACTCTTTGTCTTTGTCCACTGGTGGTATGCCTTCTTGGTGTAAACAGTTAATGGCTTCTTGTCCTTTTCTATTTAGTTTTGAGGCAAGATGTAAGTACTTCCGGTTGGCAGCATTTGGTCAACTGCAAATTCAATCTCATCAACTGTCTCATAGTAATTCAGGGCCCACTAGCGACAGGCGGCCCAGCTCTAGCAGTTTGCCACGTAAGAAGTTTTTAGTTTTCCGCAACCAGATTCTGGACTCTGCAGCCCAAATGATGGACCTGCATGCGCGTCATAAAGTGCTTATTGAAGTGGAATATAATGAAGAAGTTGGTACTGGTCTTGGTCCGACATTGGAATTCTATACCCTGGTCAGTCATGAGTTCCAGAAGTCTGGCCTAGTTATGTGGAGGGGGGATCATAGTTCATTTGCCCCCAGGACAAGCTTACAGGCTGAGGATATGGCAATTCTGATGTCACCTTCTGGACTTTTCCCATGTCCATGGCCATCTAGTTTAAATACATCTGATGATCGGTTTTCTGAAGTTCTGAAAAAGTTTGTCCTTTTGGGCCAAGTGGTTGCAAAGTCTCTTCAAGATGGAAGGGTCTTGGATCTTCATTTCTCTAAAGCCTTTTATAAACTCATTATTGGCCAG GAACTTACTCTCTATGACATCCAGTCATTTGATCCTGAGCTTGGTAGGACATTGCTAGAGTTTCAGGCTCTTGTTAATAGGAAAAAGTTTTTGGAATCTGTCTGCAAAGAAAATTCACCACCTGAATTTGATTCATGCTTTCGGAATACCAGAATTGAAGATCTTTTCCTTGATTTTACTCTCCCTGGGTATCCTGACTATGTACTTACTTCTGGCGCTGATCATAAAATG GTTAATATGAGTAACTTGGAGGAATATATCTCGCTTGTTGTGGATGCAACTATAAACAGTGGAATTTCTAGACAAGTAGAAGCTTTTAAATCCGGATTTAACCAG GTTTTCCCTATTGAACATCTTCAGATTTTTACTGAAAAGGAACTAGAGCGTTTACTATGTGGAGAATATGATTCTTGGGCT TTCAACGAGCTCCTGGATCATATCAAGTTTGATCATGGATACACATCCAGCAGTCCTCCAGTAGTTAAT TTGCTGGAAATCATACAAGAGTTTGACCATGGACAGCGACGAGCATTTCTGCAGTTTGTGACTGGGGCACCTAGGCTTCCCCCGGGAGGTTTGGCGTCTCTCAATCCAAAGTTGACAATTGTTCGAAAA CATTGTGGCAACTGGGCTGACATTGACCTACCTAGTGTGATGACTTGTGCAAATTATCTTAAGCTGCCAGCTTACTCTTCAAAA gAGAAGATGAGGGAGAAGCTCTTATATGCCATAACAGAAGGACAAGGATCATTCCACTTATCATAG
- the LOC115952745 gene encoding probable DNA helicase MCM8 translates to MGLVSRSGSGSGDPSGYMDILASYFPQQLFPTIEDDCLNLTSALFSFFSTPLALNLASQVKDDDGVFVLSIDFQQFRKVCDLEEFYIMLEDKPKAALLCMSAAIHKVLLNNLEKNMMVDGAKINVRLHNYPETMIALKNLKAAYIDKLVSVRGTVVKVSTVRPLVVQMSFHCAKCKTEITRIFPDGKFSPPQSCDFYGCKSKNFNPIRSTAQTIDFQKIRLQELLKPEDHEEGRVPRTVECELTQDLVDVCIPGDVVTVTGIIRVINNYMDIGGGKSKSKNQGFYYLYLEAVSIKNSKSQSTPEDSQDSNSKARATELCNLFSFSPRDLEFVVKFKEENGSDIFRQILQSICPSIYGHELVKAGITLALFGGVRKHSKDRNKVPVRGDLHVIVVGDPGLGKSQILQAAAAVSPRGIYVCGNATTKAGLTVAVVKDSMTSDYAFEAGAMVLADGGLCCIDEFDKMSAEHQALLEAMEQQCVSIAKAGLVASLSARTSVLAAANPVGGHYNRAKTVNENLKMSAALLSRFDLVFILLDKPDEFLDKRVSEHIMSLHSGHGELSPAAKKLRRDAASQSAQGINVSVKGGSLVSQWRLDPKKDVDFVPLPAQLLRKYIAYARTYVFPRMSKPAAEILQKFYLQLRDRSTSADGTPITARQLESLVRLAEARARLDLREEITAQDAMDVVEIMKESLYDKYVDEHGFVDFGRSGGMSQQKEAKRFLSALNKQSELDQKDCFSISEIYSLADRIGLRVPDIDTFVDNLNSVGYLLKKGPKIYQVLSSSYSRSQSSRSRG, encoded by the exons ATGGGGTTGGTTTCAAGGTCCGGGTCCGGGTCCGGAGACCCAAGCGGGTACATGGATATCCTGGCTTCATACTTTCCCCAACAGCTTTTCCCAACAATCGAAGACGACTGCCTCAACCTCACTTCTgctctcttttccttcttctccaCTCCACTTGCCCTAAATCTCGCTTcgcag GTAAAAGATGACGATGGCGTCTTCGTTCTGTCAATTGACTTCCAACAATTCCGGAAAGTATGTGATCTCGAAGAGTTTTACATAATGCTAGAGGATAAACCTAAGGCGGCTCTCTTATGCATGAGTGCCGCAATTCACAAG GTTCTTTTGAATAATTTGGAGAAAAACATGATGGTAGATGGTGCGAAAATAAATGTACGTCTGCACAATTACCCTGAAACTATGATTGCCCTGAAGAACTTAAAAGCAGCTTATATTG ACAAGCTTGTATCCGTGCGTGGTACTGTAGTAAAGGTTAGCACTGTCAGGCCTCTAGTGGTGCAGATGAGTTTTCACTGTGCAAAGTGCAAAACTGAAATTACGCGTATTTTCCCGGATGGGAAGTTTTCACCACCAcaaagttgtgatttttatGGATGCAAGAGCAAGAATTTTAATCCAATTCGATCTACCGCTCAAACAATAgattttcagaaaataag GCTGCAGGAACTTTTAAAGCCTGAAGATCATGAAGAAGGTCGAGTTCCTCGAACAGTAGAATGTGAACTAACCCAAGATCTTGTTGATGTATGCATACCTGGAGATGTGGTGACTGTCACTGGAATTATCAGAGTAATTAATAATTACATGGATATTGGAGGAG GAAAATCGAAAAGCAAAAATCAAGGGTTCTACTACTTGTATCTAGAAGCAGTTTCGATTAAAAACTCCAAGTCACAGTCTACACCTGAGGATTCACAAGATTCTAATTCTAAAGCTAGAGCTACGGAGCTGTGCAATTTATTCTCATTTTCTCCAAgggatttggaatttgttgTGAAGTTTAAAGAGGAAAATGGCTCAGATATCTTCAGGCAAATACTTCAATCTATATGTCCTTCAATCTATGGACATGAACTTGTTAAAG CGGGCATAACATTAGCACTGTTTGGAGGTGTTCGGAAGCATTCAAAGGACCGGAACAAGGTCCCTGTTAGAGGAGACCTTCATGTCATAGTTGTTG GTGATCCTGGACTAGGAAAGAGCCAAATACTGCAAGCAGCAGCTGCTGTTTCTCCACGTGGCATTTATGTATGTGGCAATGCCACTACAAAAGCAGGCCTCACTGTAGCTGTTGTGAAGGATTCCATGACAAGTGACTATGCTTTTGAGGCAG GTGCCATGGTCCTTGCAGACGGTGGGTTGTGCTGCATTGATGAGTTTGACAAAATGTCTGCAGAACATCAG GCTCTACTGGAAGCCATGGAACAACAATGTGTCTCCATTGCAAAGGCTGGACTGGTAGCAAGTTTATCTGCCCGAACTTCAGTCTTAGCAGCAGCAAACCCTGTTGGTGGTCATTATAA CCGAGCAAAAACtgtgaatgaaaatttgaaaatgagtGCCGCACTCCTCTCACGATTTGATCTGGTTTTCATATTACTTGATAAACCTGATGAATTTCTGGATAAGCGAGTCTCAGAGCACATCATGTCG CTTCATTCTGGACATGGAGAACTTTCACCAGCTGCAAAAAAGCTACGGAGAG ATGCAGCATCACAGAGTGCTCAAGGCATAAATGTGAGTGTAAAAGGTGGTTCTTTAGTTTCTCAGTGGAGACTTGACCCAAAGAAAGATGTCGATTTTGTTCCACTACCAGCTCAACTTCTTCGCAAATATATTGCTTATGCTCGAACTTATGTCTTTCCTAG GATGTCAAAGCCGGCAGCAGAAATCCTGCAGAAGTTTTACTTACAACTTAGAGATCGTAGTACATCAGCTGATGGTACACCAATAACTGCCAGGCAACTGGAAAGTCTAGTCAGGCTGGCAGAGGCTCGAGCTCGGCTAGACTTAAGAGAAGAGATAACAGCCCAAGATGCAATG GATGTGGTTGAAATAATGAAAGAATCTTTGTATGACAAGTATGTTGATGAGCATGGTTTTGTGGACTTTGGTCGGAGTGGGGGGATGAGTCAACAGAAAGAAGCAAAACGGTTTTTAAGTGCTCTCAATAAGCAATCAGAATTGGATCAGAAAGATTGCTTTTCAATTTCT GAAATTTACAGCTTGGCAGATAGGATTGGTCTTAGGGTTCCTGATATTGACACATTTGTGGATAATTTAAACAGTGTGGGTTATCTACTCAAGAAGGGACCAAAGATATATCAG GTGCTGTCCTCATCTTATTCACGAAGTCAATCATCAAGGTCGAGGGGATAA
- the LOC115953908 gene encoding nuclear transcription factor Y subunit B-10-like produces MAEVPTSPNGGGSYDESGDQSPRSNVREQDRFLPIANISRIMKKALPANGKIAKDAKETVQECVSEFISFITSEASDKCQREKRKTINGDDLLWAMATLGFEDYIDPLKIYLARYREMEGDTKGSAKGGESSAKKDVQPSPNAQIAHQGSFSQGVNYATSQSQAQHLMIPMQGSD; encoded by the exons ATGGCGGAAGTTCCGACGAGTCCGAACGGAGGAGGCAGCTACGACGAGAGCGGCGATCAGAGCCCGCGCTCCAACGTTCGCGAGCAGGACCGGTTTCTTCCGATCGCGAACATTAGCCGGATCATGAAGAAGGCTCTCCCTGCCAATGGAAAGATCGCCAAGGATGCCAAGGAAACCGTCCAAGAATGCGTCTCTGAGTTCATCAGCTTCATCACCAGCGA GGCTAGTGATAAGTGccagagagagaagaggaagacTATTAATGGAGATGATTTGCTTTGGGCTATGGCTACTCTAGGGTTTGAAGACTATATCGATCCACTCAAGATTTACCTCGCCAGATATAGAGAG ATGGAG GGTGACACCAAGGGGTCAGCAAAGGGTGGAGAATCATCTGCTAAGAAAGATGTTCAGCCAAGTCCAAATGCTCAG ATTGCTCATCAAGGTTCTTTCTCGCAAGGTGTTAATTACGCAACTTCTCaa TCTCAGGCACAACATCTGATGATTCCTATGCAAGGCTCAGATTAG